Genomic window (Ureibacillus composti):
AGCTGAACAAATGAAAACAAGAGGATGCGCGGAAGAAGTGGGGAGCTAAACGGACGAAAGCTGGACGTAAATGAAGTATAGCCATCTCGTAAAATTCAAGGGACTACTAACAAAAACTATAAAACTTATGTTTTATACCAAGTGAAGTTTGATTTCTGTCAAAGTCGTACTAGTTTTAATCTTCATAGCCTCAATGAAGTTCAATTTCACCCCAAGCCCCATCAGTTTTAACCTTAATTGCCCGTATGAAGTTCATCTCACCCCAAGCCCCACTAGTTTTAGCCTTCATAGCCTCGATGAAGTTCAATTTCACCCCAAGCCCCACCAGTTTTAACCTTCATAGCCTCGATGAAGTTCAATTTCACCCCAAGCCCCATCAGTTTTAACCTTCATAGCTTGTATGAAGTTCAATTTCACCCCAAGCCCCATCAGTTTTAACCTTCATAGCCTCGAAGAAGGTTAATTTCATCCGAAGTCCCACCTGTTTTGACCTTCATAGCCACGATGAAGCTCAATTTCATCCCAAGCCCGACAAATATTAACCTTCATGAATACAACCAATTTACTTTAAAAAATGAACTTAATTCGATTAAGGAAAATAACCATCCTTTAATGACAATAAAGAACCAAACCAAACAAATTATCTCCTCATGCATGCTACTAATCAGAAAAAATAGCTTGCTGGATATTTGTGTCGTAAAAGGGGTGAGAATTCTTTTTAGATGTCTCAGTTATTGATGTTTAAAATTCTTCCTTTTTTTCCATACTGAATTTGCAAATAAAATCTTTATTGCATAGGGCGATTATTTTGAATTATTCGCCTTCTTGCTCATTATAAGCGTTTAGCGTTGTCGTTGGTTCAATACTTCTTCAGAAGGAAAAAGTGCCATATTAAAAAAATTTATAGCTCGAAAAAGTACAAGGATCGCTAACGCACTCGACGTAAGACATGAAGGCAATGCTCTAGCATATGTCGTATTCGCAGTAAGACTTAAACGAGCCGACTAAGCTTTTAAAGTTCGTGTCGCATTTTTGCCATCGCGAAGCTAATCAAGCTGCCTTCGATTTTTTGAAAAAATGTCGTTTTTTCACTTCTTTAGGCGAATTGCTTCTACTATTGTCAATCAGAAGGGTTATGACAGAGTAAAGTGGAATAAGCGTAGTAAGAGGAGGCGAAACATCGAAATGAATTACGAAATTAATATGCACACAAACGACATAGTAGTGATTAGGCTTTTCGGTGAATTAGATCATCATGAAGCTGAAAGAATTCGCACTGACATTTCTCGAACAATTTTACAAGGGAACTTACAAACGATTATTTGGAACCTAGAAAGATTAAATTTCATGGATAGTTCTGGGATTGGTCTGATTTTAGGGCGCATGAGAGAGTTGACTGCAGTAAATGGCCAAACCATTATATTAAATCCGTCCAATACAATGAAAAAAATATTCCAGTTTTCAGGTCTTGGTAATTTTATGTTTGAGGGAACTGAAGAAGAAGCAATTTTGTCAGCAAGGGGGATTGTGAATGGATAACGAAATGACTCTTTCGTTTTTAGCAATTAGTGAAAATGAAAGTTTAGCGCGAATGGCAGTAACAAGTTTTGTGGCACAGCTAGATCCAACAATTGATGAACTTTCTGAGTTCAAAACAATCGTTTCTGAAGCAGTCTCAAATGCAATTATTCATGGATATGACGAAGATGGAAAAGGAGTCGTAACGATTCACGCTGTTCGTGAAGGCGATGTCATTTCTGTAGCTGTTAAAGATCAGGGCAAAGGGATCTTTGACGTACAAAAAGCTAGAGAACCCCTATTTACTTCGAAAGCTGAAATGGAACGCTCAGGTATGGGCTTTACAATTATGGAAAGCTTTGCGGATGACCTTCAAGTCGAATCTGAGCCAAACATTGGAACCATTGTTACTTTTTCGAAAAAATTTTATTCGGTAAGAATGCCACAGATTTCATAAATGAAGGTTAGTACTTTTTAACAGTGCTATGTATATCTTCTTCAAAATTGGAAAACATTAAGCAGTGGTTGTGCTTATATGAACATCAGGTAAATACGGTTACTTAGCATACTTTGTTTAAAATCTGGGCGCAGATACGTTTTCACGTATTTGATAGAGTAAGGGGGATGAGGACAATCGAACAGCCGTCCAATGTTTTGTTGACACAGGAGGAGATGCGCGAGCTGATCGCAAAGGCTCAAGCAGGTGATGTTGAAGCAAGGAAACAAATGATTGAGGGCAATACGCGTCTCGTTTGGTCGATTGTTCAACGTTTTGCTTCACGAGGAGTCGAGCTCGAAGATTTATTTCAAATTGGATGTATCGGTTTAATGAAATCAGTTGATAAATTTGATTTATCGTATGATGTGAAATTTTCGACGTATGCTGTGCCTATGATTATTGGGGAAATCCAACGATTCTTACGAGATGATGGGATGGTGAAAGTGAGCCGTTCCATCCGTGAGTTGAATTATAAAATCCGTCAAGCAACCGACGAATTTATGAAGACCAATGAAAAGCCTCCTTCTATATCTGAATTAGCAGATATTCTAGGCGTTTCAAAGGATGAAGTGCTTGTTGCAACAGATGCCATGCGTGACCCGGCATCCTTGCACGAACAACTCTTTGAAAGTGAAGGCGATTCCATTACATTAATGGATCAAATGAAAGATGAAAAATCAGAACTACCATTTCAGTACATTCCATTGAAAGAAGTGCTGACAAAACTGGATAAGCGAGAACAATCCATTATCTATTTGCGGTACTACCTAGATTTAACTCAAACCGATATTGCAGAAAGACTCGGCATCTCTCAAGTTCAGGTATCACGGCTTGAGAAAAAAATACTAGCGCAATTAAAGCAATGGATGGATACTAATGCATCAAGAACGACAAAAAAGACGGTGAATAAATGACGAACAGAATTTTTGCATCTATAGACGAAGCAAAAGATTATTTTTACAGTAATTTTGGAAAAGATGTATCGTATGATGTTCTAATTAAAGAAATTTACGTTAGAAAGCTACCTGTATTATGTGTATATATAAGTGGGTTAATTGATGCAAATACATTAACGATCCAATTAACCCCACTTTTACATGAAGATGATGCTGAAATTGATATCGAAAATGAAGATGAATATTTTGATGCGAAGTTCAATTTCTACGGAAAATCAGAGCCTAAAGACAAAGAAGAATTTATGCTGGGTGTTTTAAGTGGAACGGTAGGGTTCATCACACTAAATGGCTTTGGATACTTAATGGAGTTACGAAACTATCCTGGTCGCCAGCCAATGGAACCAGATAATGAGAAAGTTATTCGTGGTTCACGAGATGGTTTTGCAGAAAATATCATCCTCAATACTGCGTTAATTCGACGTCGTATACGAAGTCCACAATTGCGTTGCGAACTTCATAAAATAACAGATATAGGTCATACAGATGTTTCTATTGTCTATATGAATGATCTTGTCAATGAGAAACATTTAAAATGGCTAAAGAAGCGTCTGGATGAAATAAAACATGATGGTTTGACCATGTCGGATAAGTCTCTGGAGGAATGGCTTTTTAAACAAAAATTCCATCCTCTTCCTTTTGTTCGATATTCAGAAAGACCGGATATTGTGTCGGCGCATTTATTAGAAGGACATATTGCCGTGATAGTGGATACGTCACCGTCCGTCATTATCATACCTGTTACTTTGTTTCATTTAATGCAACACGCAGAAGAATATCGCCAAGCGCCACTAGTTGGTACGATGATCCGCTTCTTGCGTTATTTTGCAACAGTCATGAGTTTGGTATTATTACCACTTTGGTATTTACTAGCCACCAATGAGCAATATCTTCCCAAAGGACTAGATTTTATTGGTGTGAAAGAAGAGTCCTCTATACCTCTATTTGTGCAAATAATCATTGCGGATTTTGGACTAGACTATCTACGAATTGCTGCAATCCATACACCAACCCCACTTTCTACTGCTATGGGGTTAGTAGCCGGTATTATTATCGGACAAATCGCAATTGATGTTGGGTTATTCTCCCCTGAAATCATTTTGTATACTGCTGTTGCGGCAATCTTCACTTTCTCTATTCCAACATTTGAATTAGGCGTTGCCATTAAGTTCTTTAGATTGTTTATACTTTTTGCTACCGTTGCATTTAATATTAGTGGATTCTTCATTTCAGTATTTATTATTTTCTCTTATTTATTAACAATTCGACCGATGAATGTTCCGTATTTGTGGCCATTTATTCCTTTCTTCCCGAAAGCGTTTGCCCGAGTCATGATTCGATTCCCAATGGCGGATGATGCATTACGGCCCTATATTGTTGGTGCAAAAAAGAGAAAACGTGCATAGTAGACCGTTGCGAAACCATTTTTCATATGATAAAGTTCAACATAAGAACTATTAGCAGATATGAAAAGTGAATACTTATGCAATGGAGGGGAATGTAAATGCATTTATATGGAACTCAGAACATTAATAAACATGGACATTTAACGATTGGTGGGGTGGATACTATAGATCTTGCAAAGACCTATGGTACTCCACTATTCGTTTATGATGTCGATTTAATTCGCCAACGTGCAAAAGGATTTATTGAAACATTTGAAAAGCTTGGCGTAAAAGCAGAAGTTGCGTATGCGTCTAAGGCTTTTTCGTGTATCGCAATGTATCAACTTGCCCAAGAAGAACGTTTATCTCTTGATGTTGTATCAGGTGGGGAATTATTCACAGCCATTAAATCTGGATTCCCTAGTGAGCGAATTCACTTCCATGGAAATAATAAATCATATGAAGAAATCGTATTAGCCTTCGATACTAAAATTGGTTGTATTGTTGTTGATAATTTCTATGAAATTCAATTAATAAAAGAAATTTCACAAGAAAAACAACAAACAATGAAAATTTTACTACGAGTTACACCTGGTGTTGAAGCTCATACACATGACTTTATTACAACAGGTCAAGCGGATTCTAAATTCGGTTTTGATATAAATAATGGACAAGCAGATCGTGCGTTTAAGGAAGTAGTAAATGATGAATACATTGAACTGCTAGGTTTACATTGTCATATTGGTTCCCAAATTTTTGAAACAGATGGCTTTAGTTTAGCAGCAGAAAAATTGATGGAAAAAATCGGTGATTGGTATAAAAACTATGAGTTTGAATGTAAAGTGTTAAACCTTGGTGGTGGCTTTGGTATTCGTTATACTGAAGACGACCAACCTCTAGAACCACAAGTATATGTTGAAGAAATGATCAAAACTGTACAAGCTCAAATCTCTAAGCTAAAATTAACTATGCCAGAAATTTGGATTGAACCTGGTCGTTCACTTGTTGGGGATGCTGGTACTTCACTTTATACAATTGGTTCTCATAAAAATGTTCCTGGCATTCGTGATTACATTGCAGTTGATGGTGGGATGAGTGATAATATTCGCCCAGCACTTTATGATGCTAAATATGAAGCTGTTATTGCGAACAAAGTAAATGAAGAGAAAAATAGTACATACACTGTTGCAGGGAAACTATGCGAGTCTGGTGATAAATTAATTGTTGATGCGACTTTACAACAAGCGAATTCAGGCGATACATTAGCCATTTTCTGTACAGGAGCATATGGATATTCAATGGCGTCAAATTATAACCGAGTACCTAGACCAGCTGTTGTCTTTGTAGAATCAGGTGAACACCAATTAGTAATACAAAGAGAATCTTATGAAAATATCATCCAAAATGATCTTCCACTAGCTCTGAAAAAAGGTGTGAAATCATGAGGATTTCCAAATGGTGGCTACTAGCGATTTTAGTAGCGCTATGCTTTATTTGGGCTATATTTTATATATTCGTAATCATCCCAAACACATCTTTACCGAAGTAAAAGCGGTGAACGCCCGTTTAGCTTCAACGTTTGCGAAAAACGTAACACGAGCTTCGATCGAAGACATACTTAACTAAGAGTGTGCTTCATCTTTAGGAGTCAGAGTATTTGACGGGGGAATTAGTCACTGGCGATAAGAAGGAAAGGCACTTGAAGTGTCGCCACTTGAAGCTAGAATCTTTTCAAAATACAGATGCACTCATACATATTCCAACAAATCCCAATTACTGGAAATGAACTTGCGTGTACTGCCTAAATCGTGTAGGATATGTAAAGATGTTGTGCCGAAAGAAAACGAGGGAATGTTATTCATGTTAGTACGCTATAAAAAATCTTTAGAAAAAATAGCCATGGGATTGCTTTCGTTCATGCCGCAAGAAAAGGACGTTAAGCGATTAATGGAGACAATTCAAACATATGAACAAGAAGATAATTGGCAATTGTATTTATGGAAAAAGAACGAAGAATTTGTCGGGATTGTGGGGATTCTAGCACAAGATCATGTTGCAACGATCCAACACATCACAGTTGTTCCTTCTTATCGAGGAGAAGGTTGTGCAATAGATATGTTAAAACAATTGCTTAAGACCGGTCAATTTACTGAAATTAAGGCAAATGACGAAACAGCTCCTTTTATCCAAAAATGTCTTCCAAATTTAGAGGATTGTGATTGTCGATAGAACTGTTTTAAAGATGAATTGTTTTCTAGATATTGAAGATTGATGATTCGTAGCTTACATTTTTTAGAGGATGCAGACGATTATGACTATCGTCTGCATTTTTATCTTTTATTAGCAAAAATAAATTAATATTATATTTGTATGCTAGAATGCATTTTAGCTATTTTAATTTATTAGACTTTATTTTCATTTCACGAGCTAATAGAATATCACTACGATCACGAAGCATATGTTTATGAACTAGATAATTGTCTTCAACCGTAGGAAGTTCAATTATTTCCTTTTCAACTAATTGTTTTAAAGAATCATCTAAGACAATTAGTTGAAACGGTTGAAAAGGCATATTTTCTTCGATTGCAGAAATACTATTAATACATTGCTTACATAAATCTTGGTAATCAATTAGCTGGAAATATAAAGAGTTTTTATTATCTATGAAATTTTCATAGGCTTTTATTAGAATCCGTATGGCTCCATTACGATTGTTTCTTCGCCAGTGATACATTCCAGTTGCAAGTTGTACATACCCTACTAAGGGATGTTTTTTTTCGCCAGGTGCAACTTCCTTCCAGTATTCCTCTAGTACTTCGTGGCATTCGAAATAATCTTGGTTACCATTAAAATATGTACAATAATTGACAAATAACGGGTGAAACAATGGATGCATTACAATCCTCTTTCCTCTATACTAGTATCGGATAATGCTAAGATAAAGTAGTTTAGCATAAAAAACGTGAAATCAATTACATATAAATTATTATTATTTTTGATTGATGGCTGAATATTGGTAGAAAAGTAACTTTAAAAAAATACTTCTTAAAACGCAAATGCATTCATATGAAAATAATAGTAATATAATTACATTAGAAAGACAAAGTTCGACACATATTAGGTCAGACTTTTTCTTTCATATGCGGATTGTAATAAAAAAATTTCAGTGTTATCCGCTTAAAAGTAGTAAATAATATACATAAATCGTCAGGTGGTAAACAGATGTATGAAGTAAAATTAGATGCCTTTACGGGCCCGCTTGATTTATTATTGCATTTAATACATCGCTTGGAAATTGATATTTATGATATTCCAATGGCAGAATTAACTGCACAATATATTGATCATATCCATGCAATGAAAGAATTAGAATTAAATGAAGCAAGTGAATATTTAGTTATGGCAGCAACGTTGTTAGCCATTAAAAGCCGAATGCTCCTTCCGATTCATGAAGGAGAAATGGAAGATGCTGAATTTGAAGTGGATGGGCCTGACCCACGGGAAGAGTTGGTAACAAAATTAATTGAATACAAAAAATATAAGGAGGCAGCATCACAATTAAAATTATTAGAATCTGATCGATCTCAAGTGTATACTCGTCCACCATCTGATTTATCAGATTATACACCAGATGAACAGCTGTCTCTTTTTGATGCAAATGTAAATGTATTTGATATGTTAAGCGCTTTTCAAAAGTTGCTACGCCGGAAGCAATTGAAAAAACCTTTACAGACTAGAATTTCAAGAAAAGAAATCTCAGTAAAAGATCAAATGATTTCTGTCATTGATTCATTAAAATCACGTGGTGGTAGGACAACTTTTGCAGATTTATTTCCTTACGAAGATAAGTCAACACTAATCGTCACGTTTTTATCTATTCTTGAACTAATGAAACGCCAAATCGTTTTTGTAGAACAAGAAAATAACTTCGAAGACCTAACAGTTATTTTACAGAAGGAGGTTACTCCGGGTGAACTCGAACAATTTGATGAGTAAAATTGAAGCATTACTTTTTGTTGTTGGGGATGATGGTTTAACAGTTAAACAGCTCTCTCAATTACTAGAAGTAGATGAAATAGATATAGAAGCAGGTTTAAGTGAGCTCGAAACGAATTATACTGAATCAGAAGAGCGTGGTATAACATTGAAAAATTTGGCCGGTACGTATCAACTGACTACCAAACCTGCCTTCGCTGACACGATTAAAAAGCTTGTAGAAAATCCAACAAGCCATGTACTTTCATCTGCATCCCTTGAAGTACTAGCCATTATTGCGTATAAGCAACCAATAACAAGAGCAGAGGTTGAGGATCTGCGTGGTGTAAAGAGTGAACGTCCAATCCAAACCCTTATCTCACGTGCGCTTGTTCAAGAAGTTGGACGAGCAGAAAGAACAGGGCGGGCCATACTTTATGGTACAACAAAGGAGTTTCTTAATTATTTCGGATTAGAGGATATTAAGGATCTACCGCCACTACCTGAAGGAGAATCGATTGAAGACAACCAGGAAACTGATTTATTTATGACGAAATTCCAAGAAGCATTTAGTAACGAAGAACAAAACAATTAAAAAGGAGTGACAACTTGAAAAGAATTGTCAAATTCTTAGTTGTAGTTGCATGTTCGATCACTGTTTATTTCTCTGTTGCTCAAGCAGCGAGTGCATCATATGCAGTGATTGACGCTGAAACGGGACGTCTATTACAAGGAAGTAATCCACATGGACAAGCGCCAATTGCGAGTTTGACGAAAATGTGGACAGCACTAATTGCGATTGAAAACAGTAATCTTCAAGATGAGGTTGTCATTTCAAGGGATGCAGTAATGAGTGAAGGTTCTTCAATTTATTTAGAACAAGGTGAAAAGGTTCCGGTTGAGACGTTATTATACGGTCTAATGCTTCGTTCAGGTAATGATGCTGCGTGGGCACTTGCAGAGCATGCCGGAGGTTCAGTTCCTGGTTTTGTAGATTTAATGAATGAAAAGGCAATGCTTTATGGTCTAAATCAAACATATTTTACAAATCCTTCGGGGTTACATCATGATTATCATCTTTCATCGGCTTTCGATACAGCCCAAATGTTACGAATTGCGATGGAAAATGAAACGTTTTATAAGATAGCTTCAACGATTAATTATAAAAGTTCCACAAAAAATGGGACGACTTGGCAGAATAAACATCGTTTGTTAAGAGAACAAGTAGGAGCAGTTGCAGGGAAAACTGGTTTTACGAAAGTAGCTGGAAGAACACTCGCAACTTATTTTGAGAAGGATCAAAAGAAAGTCATCGTTGTTACATTAAATGAATCAAATGATTGGAATGTTCATAAGTCGCTTGCACAACAAGTATTTGCAAAGTATAGTCTTGTTACGGTTGCAAAAAAAGGGAAATATAAAGTGACGAACAATAGATCAGTGAATCTGGAAGAACCGATTCAATTATTATTAACTAAACAAGAACAGAAGGAACTAAAAAATGTCCTTCAGATTTCTCGTAATGAAGATGTTAACTTCGGGAATTGGAATATATTCTTGAATGATCAAAGAATTTTTTCAAAGAAGGTAACTTTAAATAAATAGCGGGTCAAACCTTCAAAAAAATTTAGCGCTTCGTTTTCATCGGAATCTTAGTTGAAAACGGAGCGCTTTGATTATGCTTTAGGTCTATGTAGGTACTTCTAAATGTATTTAGTGAAATCAAGTATATGTCAAAATAATAAAACATCTTTGAAATAAAGCAATTTTCCTTTAACTAATATATAAAATATGACATAATTTTCACAGATAAATGGTAATTCGACTACGTTTTACAACTTATAGTTTTTTTAGGATATTTAGATTTAAGAAAAGATGATCACAGGATTGTAATACGATTACTCGTTAAAGAGTTGCATACTGTCAAAAACATATTGTCAGCGCTTCTTCTAAGAATAACTCGTTATCGATAAATGCAATAAATAAAAACATTGGAACAAACATTTTTAAAACGCGTAAAGCAAACGAACGCGTACAACATTTATATTTGGACGGAGTGATTTTTTTGGAAAGATTACAAAAGGTAATCGCGTATGCAGGTGTTGCATCGAGACGAAAAGCAGAAGAACTAATTTTAGAAGGTAAAGTAAAGGTCAATGGAAAAGTTGTTCGAGAACTAGGGACAAAGGTTTCAAGCTCAGACACTGTGGAAGTGAATGGAGTTAAGCTTGAAAAAGAAGACAAGGTGTATTTCTTACTTTATAAGCCTAGAGGTGTTATTTCAGCTGTTACAGACGATAAAGGTCGTAAAACGGTAACCGATCTATTCAAGAAACATGTACAAGAGCGAATTTTCCCTGTAGGACGCTTAGACTATGATACATCCGGTTTACTATTATTAACGAATGATGGAGAGTTTGCTAATTTAATAACTCATCCTAAATACAAAATAGACAAAACCTATATTGCACGTGTTAAAGGTATTCCAACA
Coding sequences:
- the spoIIAA gene encoding anti-sigma F factor antagonist; this encodes MNYEINMHTNDIVVIRLFGELDHHEAERIRTDISRTILQGNLQTIIWNLERLNFMDSSGIGLILGRMRELTAVNGQTIILNPSNTMKKIFQFSGLGNFMFEGTEEEAILSARGIVNG
- the spoIIAB gene encoding anti-sigma F factor, encoding MDNEMTLSFLAISENESLARMAVTSFVAQLDPTIDELSEFKTIVSEAVSNAIIHGYDEDGKGVVTIHAVREGDVISVAVKDQGKGIFDVQKAREPLFTSKAEMERSGMGFTIMESFADDLQVESEPNIGTIVTFSKKFYSVRMPQIS
- a CDS encoding SigF/SigG family RNA polymerase sporulation sigma factor; this encodes MRTIEQPSNVLLTQEEMRELIAKAQAGDVEARKQMIEGNTRLVWSIVQRFASRGVELEDLFQIGCIGLMKSVDKFDLSYDVKFSTYAVPMIIGEIQRFLRDDGMVKVSRSIRELNYKIRQATDEFMKTNEKPPSISELADILGVSKDEVLVATDAMRDPASLHEQLFESEGDSITLMDQMKDEKSELPFQYIPLKEVLTKLDKREQSIIYLRYYLDLTQTDIAERLGISQVQVSRLEKKILAQLKQWMDTNASRTTKKTVNK
- a CDS encoding spore germination protein, producing MTNRIFASIDEAKDYFYSNFGKDVSYDVLIKEIYVRKLPVLCVYISGLIDANTLTIQLTPLLHEDDAEIDIENEDEYFDAKFNFYGKSEPKDKEEFMLGVLSGTVGFITLNGFGYLMELRNYPGRQPMEPDNEKVIRGSRDGFAENIILNTALIRRRIRSPQLRCELHKITDIGHTDVSIVYMNDLVNEKHLKWLKKRLDEIKHDGLTMSDKSLEEWLFKQKFHPLPFVRYSERPDIVSAHLLEGHIAVIVDTSPSVIIIPVTLFHLMQHAEEYRQAPLVGTMIRFLRYFATVMSLVLLPLWYLLATNEQYLPKGLDFIGVKEESSIPLFVQIIIADFGLDYLRIAAIHTPTPLSTAMGLVAGIIIGQIAIDVGLFSPEIILYTAVAAIFTFSIPTFELGVAIKFFRLFILFATVAFNISGFFISVFIIFSYLLTIRPMNVPYLWPFIPFFPKAFARVMIRFPMADDALRPYIVGAKKRKRA
- the lysA gene encoding diaminopimelate decarboxylase — encoded protein: MHLYGTQNINKHGHLTIGGVDTIDLAKTYGTPLFVYDVDLIRQRAKGFIETFEKLGVKAEVAYASKAFSCIAMYQLAQEERLSLDVVSGGELFTAIKSGFPSERIHFHGNNKSYEEIVLAFDTKIGCIVVDNFYEIQLIKEISQEKQQTMKILLRVTPGVEAHTHDFITTGQADSKFGFDINNGQADRAFKEVVNDEYIELLGLHCHIGSQIFETDGFSLAAEKLMEKIGDWYKNYEFECKVLNLGGGFGIRYTEDDQPLEPQVYVEEMIKTVQAQISKLKLTMPEIWIEPGRSLVGDAGTSLYTIGSHKNVPGIRDYIAVDGGMSDNIRPALYDAKYEAVIANKVNEEKNSTYTVAGKLCESGDKLIVDATLQQANSGDTLAIFCTGAYGYSMASNYNRVPRPAVVFVESGEHQLVIQRESYENIIQNDLPLALKKGVKS
- a CDS encoding GNAT family N-acetyltransferase, whose translation is MLVRYKKSLEKIAMGLLSFMPQEKDVKRLMETIQTYEQEDNWQLYLWKKNEEFVGIVGILAQDHVATIQHITVVPSYRGEGCAIDMLKQLLKTGQFTEIKANDETAPFIQKCLPNLEDCDCR
- a CDS encoding DUF309 domain-containing protein is translated as MHPLFHPLFVNYCTYFNGNQDYFECHEVLEEYWKEVAPGEKKHPLVGYVQLATGMYHWRRNNRNGAIRILIKAYENFIDNKNSLYFQLIDYQDLCKQCINSISAIEENMPFQPFQLIVLDDSLKQLVEKEIIELPTVEDNYLVHKHMLRDRSDILLAREMKIKSNKLK
- a CDS encoding segregation/condensation protein A produces the protein MYEVKLDAFTGPLDLLLHLIHRLEIDIYDIPMAELTAQYIDHIHAMKELELNEASEYLVMAATLLAIKSRMLLPIHEGEMEDAEFEVDGPDPREELVTKLIEYKKYKEAASQLKLLESDRSQVYTRPPSDLSDYTPDEQLSLFDANVNVFDMLSAFQKLLRRKQLKKPLQTRISRKEISVKDQMISVIDSLKSRGGRTTFADLFPYEDKSTLIVTFLSILELMKRQIVFVEQENNFEDLTVILQKEVTPGELEQFDE
- the scpB gene encoding SMC-Scp complex subunit ScpB produces the protein MSKIEALLFVVGDDGLTVKQLSQLLEVDEIDIEAGLSELETNYTESEERGITLKNLAGTYQLTTKPAFADTIKKLVENPTSHVLSSASLEVLAIIAYKQPITRAEVEDLRGVKSERPIQTLISRALVQEVGRAERTGRAILYGTTKEFLNYFGLEDIKDLPPLPEGESIEDNQETDLFMTKFQEAFSNEEQNN
- a CDS encoding D-alanyl-D-alanine carboxypeptidase family protein; amino-acid sequence: MKRIVKFLVVVACSITVYFSVAQAASASYAVIDAETGRLLQGSNPHGQAPIASLTKMWTALIAIENSNLQDEVVISRDAVMSEGSSIYLEQGEKVPVETLLYGLMLRSGNDAAWALAEHAGGSVPGFVDLMNEKAMLYGLNQTYFTNPSGLHHDYHLSSAFDTAQMLRIAMENETFYKIASTINYKSSTKNGTTWQNKHRLLREQVGAVAGKTGFTKVAGRTLATYFEKDQKKVIVVTLNESNDWNVHKSLAQQVFAKYSLVTVAKKGKYKVTNNRSVNLEEPIQLLLTKQEQKELKNVLQISRNEDVNFGNWNIFLNDQRIFSKKVTLNK
- a CDS encoding pseudouridine synthase, encoding MERLQKVIAYAGVASRRKAEELILEGKVKVNGKVVRELGTKVSSSDTVEVNGVKLEKEDKVYFLLYKPRGVISAVTDDKGRKTVTDLFKKHVQERIFPVGRLDYDTSGLLLLTNDGEFANLITHPKYKIDKTYIARVKGIPTIENLKKLQRGIKLEDGKTAPAKVSMTTFDEKANKAIVEITIHEGRNRQVRRMFDAIGTPVVKLKRERLAFLDLTGLSTGEYRELTKHEVKLLRVLAETGKID